AAGGTTATTCCCCGCCTACCTTTActttgcatcttttttttattctgaaTCTTTCTATTCTGAATTCAGTTAACGACGAGATTTAGTATCCTTTCTTGCATTTTCATAACTCGTGAAATGCCGAGTAGGTACGAATTCCCCCAATTTGCGACCTACCATAGGATTTGTTATGTAAATAGGTATATGTTCCTTTCCATTATGAATCGCGATTGTATGGCCAACCATTGTGGGTAGAATGCTAGATGCCCGGGACCACGTTACTATTGtttctttctcctccttcaTATTgaccttttctatttttgccAATAAATGATGAGCTACAAAAGGATTCGTTTTTTTTCGTGTCACAGCTGATtactcctttttttcctttttaaagAGCGGCAATCTATGTCCAATATCTCGATCGAAGTATGGAGGTCAGAATAAATAGAATAATGATGaatggaaaaaagagaaaaatccTGTAGCTGGATAAGGGGCGGATGTAGCCAAGTGGATCAAGGCAGTGGATTGTGAATCCACCATGCGCGGGTTCAATTCCCGTCGTTCGCCCATCGCATTATtgcaaatgcaaaaaatgcaATTTTCCATATTCCTAGTTACGTATTTACTTACGGCGACGAAGAATAAAACTATCGctatattttttccttttcctagTTCTTCTTCCAAGCGCAGGATAACCCCAAGGGGTTGTGGGTTTTTTTCTACCAATGGGGGCTTTCCCTTCACCGCCCCCATGGGGGTGGTCCACAGGGTTCATAACTACCCCTCTTACTATGGGGCGTTTACCTAGCCAACACTTAGATCCGGCTCTACCCAAACTTTTTTGGTTCACCCCAACATTACCCACTTGTCCGACTGTTGCTAAGCAGTTTTGGGATACTAAACGGACCTCCCCAGATGGTAATCTTAAAGTGGCTGATTTACCCTCTTTTGCAATAAGTTTCGCTACAGCACCTGCTGCTCTAGCTAATTGGCCACCCCTTCCACGTGTGATTTCTATGTTATGCATGGCCGTGCCTAAGGGCATATCGGTTGAAGTagattcttcttttctctcaaAAAACCCCTTCCCAAACTGTACAAGCTTCTTCCAAAGCATACGGCTTTCTAGATGTATATGACGATCTCTAGACAGATGGATCTTATATAAATCATATGATGAAGTACCACATGAGTGGATATATAGGAAAGGAATCCAAATCTGCCGAATCGCTCATGTTAGGATCTTCTACATCCTAGGTCTCCGCGTTCCGTCATCTGGCTTATGTTCTTCATGTAGCATTCAGATCGAATGACTCTATGAAATTACGTTGATACTTCCACATATTATGGGTAACGTAGGAGACATCCCTTTTTTCCCCGGGGGTCTTAATTACCACTGCTTAGCTTTCAATTCGCCTCTGACCATCAAATTAAATGTGAATAACCCGTCCTACTCTCTTTGAAACAAGGGGCGCTTCCGGTTCTGTGCGTGCTTCAAACAATTTTGTCTTCTCCATATTACCATATCTCTAGAGTCAATAATTTTCTATGAGGAACTACTGAACTCAATCACTTGCTGCCGTTACTCAACAGTTTTCTGTTAAGGTCTATCCCGTAGAGGTAGTCAAATTGGATCAGTGATCGATTTCTAGGTTTCGTCGTAAACCTAATTGGTTACTTCCAATTACGTAAATCAATAGTTCAAACCGCACTCAAAGGTAGGGCATTTCCCATTGATATAGGAACTTTTGTACCAGAAACAATAGTATCTCCAATTATAGCCCCTCTGGGATGTAAAATATATCTCTTCTCACCATCCCCATAGTGTATGAGACAAATGTATGCATTTCGATTAGGGTCGTATTCTATGGTTACGATTCTACCAGATATGTCTTTTTGATTCCGTCGAAAATCGATTTTACGGTATAGGCGTTTATGACCTCCCCCTCTATGCCTTGCGGTAATGATTCCTCTGGAATTACGACCTTTACCACAACGGTGCCGTCCATGGATCAAATTATTTCGTGGATTGGATTTCACTTGCCTGTCTACGGTTCCCTTGCGTGTACTCGAGATAGGTGTTTTGTATAAATGTTTCGCCGTATTATTAAGTATTCtcctttagtttttttctctATCTAGAAGTGGAATAGAATAACCCGGTTGAAGGGTAATGATCATACGTCTGTAATGCATTGTATGTCCCAGAATAGGTCCTATTCTTCtaccctttccgggtagtcgATGGCTATTCACAGCTACTACCTTAACACCAAAGAAGAGTTCGACCCAATGCTTTATTTCTGTCTTAGTGAATCCTGATTCGACATTAAAAGTATATTGATTCTTTCCCAATAAACGAAGACTTTTTTCTGTAAATACTGCGTATTTGATTCCATCCATAAATCGACTTTCCCTCCTATGCTCTGAGTTCCAGTATCGATAAGAATTCGAGTTCTTATTGTTCTTATGTTATGGTATGAATATACCATACCAATTCGTTATGTATGGATGATGGATGAGATTCC
This is a stretch of genomic DNA from Brachypodium distachyon strain Bd21 chromosome 1, Brachypodium_distachyon_v3.0, whole genome shotgun sequence. It encodes these proteins:
- the LOC112270107 gene encoding uncharacterized protein LOC112270107, with the protein product MAEWLKRPTHNWRILNNTAKHLYKTPISSTRKGTVDRQVKSNPRNNLIHGRHRCGKGRNSRGIITARHRGGGHKRLYRKIDFRRNQKDISGRIVTIEYDPNRNAYICLIHYGDGEKRYILHPRGAIIGDTIVSGTKVPISMGNALPLTDMPLGTAMHNIEITRGRGGQLARAAGAVAKLIAKEGKSATLRLPSGEVRLVSQNCLATVGQVGNVGVNQKSLGRAGSKCWLGKRPIVRGVVMNPVDHPHGGGEGKAPIGRKKPTTPWGYPALGRRTRKRKKYSDSFILRRRK